The Gopherus evgoodei ecotype Sinaloan lineage chromosome 4, rGopEvg1_v1.p, whole genome shotgun sequence nucleotide sequence CCATGCTAAGCTTACCCCCATTACAACCTTCGCTCTTCCAGGGCACTGTCCTTGGCCAGCTGTTATCGGCACAGTCAGTTGCTAACAAAACAGGGAAGTTAAAATCAAAATGGGCGTCCCCACTGTAACCTTGACCAATGCACTTTTTTGTTGGTTTTCCAGGAGCAATTCCAGTCAGAGCAGAATGAGAATTCCAGTCAGAGCAGGTCGCACCCTGTTTGCGTGCAGAATTTAGCAGCACTTGCTTCCTTGAGTGGCTTATGAGGGGATGGGTCACACCTGTTCTTTCCAGATCTGGGGAGGGCGGAGGCAGGAGCCTTGTCTATAAAAACCCACCCTGGCCCATTCATTCTCCAGCCGGGCTTTGGTCGGAGCGATGGAGCCAGCTGGGTTTGGCCAAGACAGGACCAGGAGAGGATGGATCATGGGGCATCTCTGCTCCCTCCTGGCCACGGCATTGCTGGCAACGAGCCTGGTGCAGGGTGAGTGTGGATGGAGTGGAGATGGGAGATGGGAAGATGAGAGAGATACTGGCTTGGGGGAAAGGGAATTGGGCTAGTGAATAACAAGAACATCCAACCACTTCAACCTTCATATCTAGCCCATTGTTCTGCATTCACTCCTGAGCCACCGCATTCAGATCAGAGGGGATTGTTAACTCTGGAACCCACAGATGGTGAGTTGAGTAGTGACACAATTAAGACTTTAAGTTGTTGCTGTGGATAGCAGGGTTGTTTTGGGAGAGTGGGTGGAGCCTCAGAACAGTGGGTGAATCTATTGGCACCCATTCCCTCAGACACATCGTGTCAGACACCAGGAATGACTGTATAACCTCCCTCCCCAACAGGCACACAGTAatatatttcttttctctttgtttgcCTCATAGGTGCTCCAGCAAGTCAGAATCAGGTAGGTAAGGCAACCATGGCAAAATGCCAGCCTTACCTGCCCAGGTCCTTTGGAATGAGAAttaggttgggagccaggactcctgggttctatcctggctgTGCAAATGAAGTAGGGTCTCATGAGCTAGAGCAGGGGGACAAGGTGGGATCATTCGTATTGAGACAAGTGTTAAGGTTATTTTAGGATTAAGATTATCATTGGGTTAGGGTTAAGGGTATCAGTGAGTGAAAGTTATCGTTGGGTTAGGGTTCAGGGTATCAGTGGGTGAAGGTTATCGTTGGATTAGGGTTAAGGGTATCGTTGGGTGAAGGTTATCGTTGGGTTGGGGTTAAGCGTACTGTTAGGTGAAGGTTACCGTTGGGTTAGGGTTAAGGGTATGGTTGGGTGAAGGTTATCGTTGGGGTTATAACAAAGTTTATCCTGgagattagggttagtgttgaAATATGAGAGGGGGCTGTAGATCTGGAAGAGGGTCAATAATTGTGGGACTTTTTAACCTTCAGAAAGGGGCTGAACTATAGACAGTGACCCTCGGGACAGGGCTGCAAGCTGACACCAGTGAGGGTCCTGTGCTAGGCCCTATTGGTCTAGAActgagcccagagacagggctgaGGGTCAGAGACCAGTGGAGGGTCCTGTGATAGACTCTATTACACTTTGTACCCTGGAAGGggtctgttttgtgtttgtttcacaCACGGGCTGTGAGTGACTCGGccggagggctgagccactgaaaaaCCTGCCTATGATGGTTAACTGCCAGCCAGGGGTTACTGCGAGCAGCGTAGCAGAGAGAGCACCGGCACATGCACCCTCTGTAGGAGGCTCTCCAGAGACACAAGGGGATCCCAGCTCATACACACACAACTtgttaccccaaatggagttacccagacatttcagcttagggtatgtcttcgcTACTcgctggatcggcgggcagcgatcgatccagcggggattgatttgtcacatctagtgtagacatgataaatcgacccctgagcactctcccgttgactcctgtgcTTCTGCGCCGtgagaggtggaggcagagtcgacggggagcggTCCGCAGTTGACTCATAGTGGCGAAGACACCACAGTGAGTCAATCttagtacgttgacttcagctacacataGCTGAAGTCATTTAATTTAGAtcgacttccccccccccagtgtagaccagggcgtACACATcgtggattagataaaacaaaaaaaaacaagtttattacctacaaagagagattttaaatgagtacaagtaAAGAGGCATAAAAGTCTGAAGTacttacaagaaaaataaaggtaaaacaCAACTAATGCCTACGTTAGCAGACCACGTTAAATTTGAAGAAAAgcttttctcaccacatgctctcaACAGCCTAACTGGCCAAATTATTTTGGCTAGGACCTCTTCCTCTCTTTAATGGCTTTTTCCATTGTCCCTTCTCGTGCAGTGATTAAATGGACAGAaagaggagggaaaggaggggtaACTGGTGGTGTCTGCCacttctttttatagtcctaCCCCCTTCTGAGACGCCGTTCCAGTTGGGAGAAGGGCGACCGGCTGTCTGTGTAGATGGCAAGTCcaggctgtttctttgctaagatatAGATTTTTCTCCTgtccctttttcctgccaaagagtGACCACTTACCAGGCAACCGCCCATTGGCCTTGCTTAGATCTGGATGAGGCGTCTgcttgccctttgtctctgaggagcTGATTTGGCCACTCTCCCAACCTGGAACGTGTTTTAGTAATATCATAGAGGGGAATCTTATACCTTCGCATGCAAAGTggccacacacattttaccaggacaatactgaccagcaaattgtgagttttcaaatgataccgcGCAGGACAAACCCTGTGCAGAGATTATTACAATAGCGGATCCAGGAGTATATTCTGTCACAATATCTGACTGCCAGTGGTTAATGAGAGGTTTGTGAGGGGAAAGCAGcgagcgggtgtgtgtgtgtgtgtgtgctgtttccACAGAGGCAGCGGATCGCTGTGCATTGCGGGTGCACAGAAGATGGGGGACTGGGCACTGGAGTGTAACTGAGTTGAGTGTGTAAATTGCTGCCTGCAGAGGGATAGAGCAGGGCTCACAGAGTGCCTGGGATGCCAGCAGCTGGTGACTGGGAGAGAAGGGGGTAGTGGTGCAACCGGGACACTGTGGATCACCCCGAAAAGTGTCACAGTGCTCGTAGGAGACAGGTAAGGTGCCCACAGCAAAACACCAGTGTTCCCTGCCCTGGAGATGTGGAAACAGaatgtggctgggagccaggactcctgtgttctctcCTAGCTCTGGGAAGGGGACTGGGGTCTGGTAGGTTAGAGCGAGGGTGTGCTGGGATCTTGGACTCCTGAGTTATTTCTCTGGATTTAAGAGGGGAACAAGTTGCTCTCTTATCGTCAGGGCATGCTAATAATTATTTCACTCTCCCCACTTTAGCTCCCTTGCCCACGGATAATGtagtttcctcttttcttccCAGGCTGTGGCAAGCAATCGCGCATCTCAGGGCACATCTTGAATGGTCAAGCTGCCAAGGGCAGGGCCTGGCGCTGGCAGGTCAGCGTGCAGAAGAATGGCCATCACATCTGCGGCGGTTCACTCATCTCCGAGAGCTGGGTGGTGTCAGCAGCTCATTGCTTTGCTCAGTGAGTACCCCAGGCAGGGCAGAGACAGTGACTGCGGCTGCTCTGGAACGActccctctccttctccactGGCTTCCTGTTGTGCAGCATTTCAGTGTGGTTGTTCCCCAGCCGCtcaaccccagagccagctgtaTCTCAGCACCAGGCGACTTGTCCCTCTGACGCATTGCTGGGCAGCTTTTCCCTAATCAGATTTTCTTGCATTCAGCCCTGTAGTCAATTCAGCCTATCGAGTGCAGCTGGGTGAAAAACGGATTTTCAGTCAGACCCACACCCAGATGTTCTCATCGGTGAAGCGGATCATCCTCCATCCCAATTACGACAGGAGCACTTTCCTTGCCGACATCGCCCTGGTGGAGCTGGAGAATCCAGTGGCATTCACGGCCTCCATCAGCCCCGTGTGTCTCCTTGATGCTTCCGTCCGTGTGCCTGATGGGAAGCCCTGCTGGGTGACAGGCTGGGGGAATATTTCCCCACAAAGTGAGTGAGACTTGTACCTCTTAGAGATGGGGAAGGGTATGAAAAGGTCCCAGCACCAAAAGAAGGTTATGACCTAGATGACTGCAGCCTTGTATGTACACAGATGGACTGCGAGTTACAGGGTTACATAGTTAAACAGTCACCATTACAGCTATATGGTTATACAGCCACAGTTTTATGGTTGTACAGTTCACAATTACAGGTATATGGTGCAGTTATGATGGAGATCTGTGTTGTGGTTCCTTCTCTGCTTGTGATGCCTCCTGCTGAtctctctgggaattagctcagtcgtTCAGCTACTCCCTGCTCTGCAGTCTCTGCCCTCATCGTCTCACCTTATGTGACCTCTCTTGGTGCTGCTGCTTCCAGTCCATAGCGTCCAGTCCATGGCTTTGCCCTATGGCCAGGTCCCTGAGTCTCTCCCGCCCTTTCCAGGAAGTCACTGCCCTTCCCAGCAGCTGCCCCCACCTTTTCATGTCCAAGTGGGTCTGTTCCTCATCAATTAACTCGCTGGCTTCCAACTTAATTAGTAGCTTGGACCCATCTGGCCACCCCCAGCTCTTGCAGGTCAAGTGTGAGgtgcacaccccatcacaaggtCTGTGGAGAAAGCATGTAGGGAAatgctatttaccccttcacgtgacacaagaaccagggatcacccgattaagttaataggcagcaggtttaaaaaaaaccaaaaggaagtagttcttcacacagcgcacagtcaacccgtggaactccttgccagcgCATGTTGTGCAGGTGAAAATTATAACTGTGTTGCagaaagaattaggtaagttcacaGAGGATAAATCCATCAgtagttattagccaagatggccagggacacgaccccagcagctgggactggatgacggggatagatcacttgttcattccttctgagtggcactggccactgtgagaagacaggatactgggctagatgaacattggtctgacccggtaaggccattcttatggttAAACAGCCACAGCTGTACCGTCACACAGTTATATAGTTATACAGGTATGGTTGCACAGCTACAATTAATATGGTTGTAAAGTTATACAGCTGCACAGTTAAACAGGCACCGTTATACACAGGATTTGTGTTTTGCCAGTCAGTGTTGATTTCACCGTACATACATAAACTgaccaaaaatatttccattggtaataatcaaaatttactgacaggcaaaggaagaaaaattctatttgagtttgatttaaggatagttACTTAGGATATTGACGATTTGCATTTTCATGGGGAtacagctttgattttttttgaatCTCAACCTCTGTTGCCATTTAAATACTGTTGCCTGACCCCGGCATAATCTTCCACAACCGTGAAgagttaaatcaataaaaatggagagaaaaaaaagcttaaaacccataattttgcataactgtgaaaatgtaaattgatgaAAATCTAAAAAAAGTCCTTAACAATTAATAAAAATTTTGTCTGtcaaaattaaattatattatggGGGATTTAATTCCTGGCCCAATGAATGGGAGGCTACAAGTGCACACCCCAATATGGGTTTCAAACCACTCCTCTTGGCTTAGTTGGCACCTGGATATTTACTGAGGCTGGCCCAGGATCAATAGAAAACAGTGTCAGAGTCGGCCCGCCAGGTGGTGCCAAGCAGCATCAAATCACACACCTAGTTCTATCCTCAGGGCCAtgtgtgtagacctggcctggaAATCAGCAGCATCCACTCAGAGATTTAAACCCACTGACCCAAACCAGGGCAAACTGGTGGGTTGACAAAGGGCAGAATTTTCACATGTATCTATAGGCCAGAGTGTCAAAGGGATTTGAGCACTTAAAGGCTATTCAGGAGATGTCAGTGTGCCCTTGACAATCTGACCCCAAGTGTCTGCAAGATGATTAGGGCTCCTACATGACTTTGGGGCAGCAAAGCTGAGTGAGCTACGCataaaatacctttgaaaatctggattGTTGCCTTTAGCACGGGTTAAACTTGTCAACTGCACCCATTTAATCCCACtctcttcccagagccagggagaaaacccaggagacctggttcccagcccccagctctcaccACTCCACTCtaacccactggaccccactcaaCTTCTAGAGCTGGGAACTTCTTCTAGACCCTTAATGTGACAGCCTTTTATGTGACTTCCACTCATGCCGTGGGAGACACCCTGCCCCCGGGCCTTTCGTTTCAGTGAATTCTTCCCTAGCGGAGACACTGCAGGAGCTGGAGGTGCTCACCATAGACACCACAATCTGCAACGATCGCTTCTGGGAAGCATTACAAAAGGCTGTGAGTGACAACCCCATCAAAGAGGACATGATGTGTGCCGGGCACATGGAAGACTATAAAGGGACCGCCCCAGTGAGATTCTGTGACTGAGATTGGGATACCTCACCCCCGCTTTGTATGGGGCAATACACAGACCCCAAcaaagatcagggcccctttTGTGCTgcgtgctgcacagaccccgactgATCCTACAGACCTTGCTTTTCCTGGCCTATGATCCCTGTTGGCTTGGTGTTGTGGGTCGGGGACACCCACCAAACAGTGGGCCTGGACCGGAGAGGCAGAGCTTTGAGTTCATTCCCTGGTGTTTAGACAAGGCACTTCTTGGCATGAGGATGCACCATAGAGTATAAAGTCATCAGGGTCCATCAGCCCATTCAATCAGACCTATTGTATAACCCAGCCCACAACTGTACCCAGTTACCTCTTTTCCGGAACCCGAGACTTGTGCCTGGATAAAACATctcccagaaaggcagccagtggGATTGTGAATCCATCAaaagatggagaacccaccactgCCCTTGTGGATGATGCAGACTGGACCCCCTCCCCATCAAGTCCCATTTCTTTCCCTGTCTCTAGGGTGACTCCGGGGGACCTCTGGTGTGCAAACAGAATGGGACCTGGTACCTTGCTGGGATTGTGAGCTGGACACTGACAGGAAAAGTGAACGAAGTAGACATTATTCTCCCTGGTTACCCTGGGGTCTACAACCGCCCGAACGCCCACAATGACTGGATCCAAGAGAACGTGCCTGGTGTGACTTTCAAAGTGGTGAACTTCCCTTCAAACAGTGCCCATCCCTCTTCCATCATCTCCAGAGTCCTTCTCCTCACCGTGCTTCTGCAGCtgaccctctgaccaccccaccAGACTGGGTCCTTATCTCACACCTACCTTTCCTCACTCTTGGTGCAGATAGACTGTGTCACCTGTGACACTAGACACCCGGTATTCACACCCCACACAGTATTATAACaatctttgtgcaaaatatgcctCGTGAGGTATCTTCTGAAAACGAAAAGCTTTCTGATCATTAATATTTATGTGTGTTGTACATATGTGAGGGGTGTAACAccacaccccatattcttcatagaaatattgttataatgTGATTATAGCATAGCTAGTATATGCTTTGTGCAAGATAAAGCCTATgagatgtcattggaaaggttatgattttgtgaatatgattattctatttgtatgcgtgtgtcatttctgtatctggacTTAGGAATATTGACTAATACGTATGTACTATGAAAGTAtttgcacctggggaatgcccgccagacagaatgcaatcagcctGGCTGGCTAGCTGGAAACAAGTCAAAGGACCTTTAGGGAGAATgataggtctttgaagatgctaatctcccaccttcctgggaTGCTACAGATGGCCTTTGAGTCATGGCTGCTTTGAcgctgcagggtcatgtgatcgtGTCTagtggtactggactccatgttATAATACCAGTATTTTTCCCCTGGAGAGGGACACCCACACTggaagacaaaggattcccaccataaataaaacctatttaaggcaggAGAGTGACATAATCAACGTtcgttcttcactgaatccccagccAGGATGACTGCTGTGAACAtctaaggccaagtctacactaccaATTTCTGTCAACAAAAATGATGTTGACACCCAAAAGTCGACATAATAAAAATTGCAATTTCATGTTCACAtgggctccctccctggcagATTATGTCCACAGCAGGGGCACCATCATCAACAGTGTGaacaatgcactgtgggtacctatcccacagtccttcTGTCCCTAGGTGTTGTTGGATGACAGAGTGATCACTATTCATCTCGGGACAAGGCTAAAtgtcctgtgatgcattgctttctgtccaAGCAGGCCATGGGCTTCCGGCTTTCTTCAACAGCCCTTCTTTGCTGTGCATGTctgtgagaagggatggattcTGCACTGGTCTCCTATGCTACGTTAACTCTCATGAAGACATCAcggatggcagtgcagttaaCCATGAAGTTCCTAACTGGGAAGACTCATAGGCACCCAGAATTCTGTGtgatatggataggagcaactttagattgctttcAGCATTCACAAAGCAGGTGCGCAGGGTAGACCATAGCTTTTGAGTTCATGAAACATGCTGGagatgcctttatggcaggttggACCTCGCTGAGGATAATATTCCTATGGTCATAGCCAGGGGTGGAGTGCTGAGGGACACcgcttggctgctgattttgagcagccagataccagggctgtcCGAGAAGTCCGAGGGGAAGCTGCTCGAATCAGGTCGGCTTTGAGGCAGCACTTTGACAATGACCCTAAAGTAACGTATATCTCTGTCTGAGTTGCTTCAATGTCATATTACCTGTAGTTTTCTTAGGGGGAAATAGTGGCATTGGGGGCCTTATATTCCTGTAATAAAGTGATTAAAATGCCTGTGCATGTATTGGCAGTGCCTTCAACCTCACcttgtaggaaaaaaaatcaagatattttAGCATTCTAAaagtttgcttttattgcacaagaaacaacacacacaaacacccaggTGCTTGGCAGGACAGGAAGAATGAGGAAAGGGCTGACTTTCGCAGCTGTGTGTAGGTCCAGCTATAACTGTGAAAACTCTCCAAGGGTGTGAAGTGAACAGGAAACGGAGAAGTTCCAGAAGGTGGAAAAAACTCAGGTattagaactgaaagaaaaatagacCACTCACCTTAGTCTTTGCCCtgtaatgttaaaatgtgttgcaAGAGAGAGATCTCTCTTTCTTGAACTCAAATGGATTATGTAATGGGTAACTGGAGGTGGGGTTTATTTGTTCTGCCAACACAAGAGGACAGAattaatagaatattagggttggaagggacctcaggaggtatctagtccaacccactgctcaaaacaggacccatccccagacagaatttTACACCAGTTCCCTAGATGGCTTCCTCAAGgagtgagctcacaaccctaaATTTaacaggccaaggctcaaaccattGAGTTATCCCTCCTCAGGGTGCTGAATCTTAGGTCAGGCacaggcagggtgtgtgtgttatTAAAATACCAGTTGCGTCTCCCGGCAGCAGGAGGTAGTTAGACACCAATATATGGTCTTCAAATATTGTTGAAGTTCTTAGACATGTGGATGCTCCTCTTTGTCTTTCCCTCTGTTTCATGCAGTTCATGTATCTGAAAATCCCCCCTAGCAAGAGGCACGTGTCCAATCACAAATACACTTAGTGGAGCACGGCAAGATTTTAATCAATATCTGCCAGGATTAGAGCTGTGAAGACTGTTTCTTTCAGAGCAGTAGGACTGGACGTCTGGATGTCACACAGCCAAAGGGCAAGGAGCATTCTGCTGCTCAGCGCTGAGCGAGAAGGAACAGTTGAAGCAGCAGCATGAGAGGGTCCAGGAGTCCagtaaaaagtcaggaaatgcacctGCACGTGCCCATCTGATTCAGATCTCAACTGGGAGCTGTCAAGGGTGCTCAGCAAAGAGCCTGTCATGCCACGTGCCATTTAGCTGAGCCCTGACGGGATCCTTATCAGGCAGGATAACGAGGGTgatgctgcagctgggaacagGGAAGATCCTGCCAATGTCCCTAAAGGCCAGGATGTGACCTCACATTAGATCAGGAGGACCAGTTTGGAGACGACAGCAGTGAAAACTCTGGAAAGTTGTGCCTGGCCAGAGACTGGAAGACCAGGTGGTTACTGCAACtctctaacccctccctcccgTTGTTTTCTAGAGAAATTGTCCTTTCAATGCTGAGGATTTGGTAGGTTATGGCCAAATAATTTACTGTCCTGGATATTACGCCCtgcattgctg carries:
- the LOC115651337 gene encoding serine protease 27-like, which encodes MGHLCSLLATALLATSLVQGCGKQSRISGHILNGQAAKGRAWRWQVSVQKNGHHICGGSLISESWVVSAAHCFAQYFLAFSPVVNSAYRVQLGEKRIFSQTHTQMFSSVKRIILHPNYDRSTFLADIALVELENPVAFTASISPVCLLDASVRVPDGKPCWVTGWGNISPQMNSSLAETLQELEVLTIDTTICNDRFWEALQKAVSDNPIKEDMMCAGHMEDYKGTAPGDSGGPLVCKQNGTWYLAGIVSWTLTGKVNEVDIILPGYPGVYNRPNAHNDWIQENVPGVTFKVVNFPSNSAHPSSIISRVLLLTVLLQLTL